The genomic window TAAGTATTCACATATCAATATTTAAACATATTACATAGCACAGTAAAAGCATTACTGCACTCAGACAGCCTAAACCGATCATAAGGTCTTTTCTTATTTTTGCCAGCGGTATGTTATAACATAAGAGCAAAAGAAAACAAAACAATACTGAAAGGTACGCATTTCCGTTTACGAGCATAAACCACCAGGAACCAAAAATGCAAAGGATAATATTACTGATAATTGTATCTGTCATGATCGTTCGTCTGCTCAGTTCTGTTATATCATCATCTTCAAGCTGACTGACAAGAAAAAAATATCTTAGGAAAATAATACCTAATCCTGATACATAGCAAATAGGATAACCTATCAGATCTCTGTCATTACCATAGAATCCTCCGGTCGCTGTTTTACACAATGATACGCCGAACAGAAACGGTATGAATGATAATACAGTTGCGATTTTTTGTTCTTTTTTATTCATATGTATGTACTTCCGATGCTTTTACTTAAATTTATATGAATATTATATCATTACTGACTTATTATGTCAATCTCCGCACCGCAGGCATTGATTATTTTACATATAAAATACAGTTTTTGCAGGGAATTTTTGAGTAATAAGATAAATTTTCAAAAAGTGCTTGACAAGTGCGTATGGATATGATATAATATTATCTGTCAAGCGGCAGTGCTGGAATAGGCAGACAGGCACGTTTGAGGGGCGTGTGTCTTTGACGTATGGGTTCAAGTCCCATTTGCCGCACCATCTAAAAGCTCGTAAACACGGCGTTTACGAGCTTTTTTCATGCCCAAAAACATAGCCTGTCCATTAACTGTCCATTATTGTAACTTGGCTGTCCATTGTGTGACCTGATGTAAGTTTATTCAGCTTGCATCGGGCTTTTTCTTTTTAAAGTCAAGCACATTTGCGATAGCATCGCCTGCCCTCGCCTGCGCCTGCTGAAAGGTATGGCAGTAAATGGAAGTCGTTGTTCCGATAACACTATGTCCTAACGCACTCGACACAGCCGCAGGGTCAACGCCCTCGTTGATGAGGGAACTGGCGTAGAAGTGCCGCAGGGAGTGTATGTCGCAGAATTTGAAATCGTGGCTCTCGCAAAACCTCTTGAACCAAATGTACGGCGTGGTGTGATACATCGGTAATCCGTTCTCCTGCACAAAAAGTCTGTCGGTGTCCGTCCACTTGCTGCCAATAAGCGCCCTGAAAGCGTCCTGCTCTGACTTGTAGCTTTTCAGTAAGTCCATTACATGGTCGGGAAATTTAAGTGAGCGCTGCGACTTTTTCGTTTTTGTAGTGTCGGTGTAGGTGCCTTTGCTTGCGGTGTAGTTGGACGTTCTCCAAACGCTTATGATATTATTATCAAAGTCAATGTCCTTCCACTCCAAGCCCAAAAGCTCTCCCCTGCGAAAGCCGCTGTATATCGCCAATGTAAAGAACACCTTGTATTTTAAAGGGGCGTCCTCCAACAGCTCAAACAGCTTTTCGACCTCTTCAAGCGTGTAGATCTCTTTTTCTTTTTTGCTGCCCTTCGGCACGCTGACCTTAGCACACGGGTTGTCCGACAGCATATCCATTTTTACCGCATAAGCAAAAACGTCGCTGATAAAGCTTAAATGATGAACCACCGTCTTGCGTGAAAGCGGCTTGCCGCTGCGGAGATTTTTGCCGTTCTGCGACAGATCATTGATAAACTGCTGAATATGCCTTGCGGTTATCTTGTCTATCCGTATATGCCCGAGCGCAGGATATACCCTCGCTTTGAGGTTCTTCATTCGCTCAAAAGATGTGTTCCTAAGATTGAGCCTCGCATACTCCTCAAACCACTGCTCTGCAAATTCCTCAAATTTCACATTCGCTGTGACTTGCCCTCTTAGACACTTTTCTTCAAACAGTATCGCTTGCTTTTGAACTTCCTTCTCTGCCTGCTTTACGGTCATTCCTTCCGGCGGTTTCCAACTCATAGTCTGCACGACTTGCTCACCGTTCAGCTTGTACCCACACGATACCCTGATCTGATATGTATTTCCTCTTTTTCTGATATTTGCCATGTCTGATCCCTCCTATAATCAGACCCTTGACATCTCTGTAATTATTATTATACACCATTTCACGTTGTAAAGCAATAAAGCGAATTGAAAACTTTTTATTACAAAGATGCCGGTCTGTTTTCTTTTGTCCTTTTATCTTTTTCTCTTCGGGTGTAAGAAATTATCCAGCTTTTCCTTTAATCCCTGCTTGTGGATAAAATCCATTACCCTGTCAAATCTGTTCTTTAATGATGATAACTCATCTGTAAGACCTGTTATGACCTTATTGAGCCTTGACTGCTCGTCTTTTAGAAGCATTCTTTCCTTGTTCAGCTTGTTAATAAGCTCGACCTTTTCTTCCAACGATAGCTTCATCAAGTCTATTTCTTTGTTGAGCTTGGTGTTCTCTGCCTGCAAATCAACTTGCTCCGAAACGCTGTCATAATATTCCGAGAACTGTATATCCAGTTCTATATATTTTGCCGAGAGCACTTTGTTCTCCTGCTTTAAACTTTCATTCTCATTGCAGAGCCGTCTGTTTTCCTCTGATAGCTCTTTGTTCTTCTCTTCAAGAGCTTTGGCGGTAACATATCCCTTTGCTGCCGATGCCAGCGTTTCAAAGTCTGCCCTTTTGACAGACACCATATTAAAGGGAAGATTTGTGGTGCTGATGCTGTCAACGGCTTTGACCTCTTCCACCTTGCCTTGCAGGTCGGCAAGCTGTTCTTCTGTCTTTTTGATTTTATACTCTTCTACGGACAGATGCACGGCGCTGCTGCCTTTAACACCTCGTTCAAGGTCGTAACCGCAGTTTGTCACCCACTCATAAAATTCGTCCTGTAAGCGTGAGTAGCTGTCCCTGCCTTTCCAGAATTCGGAGGCATTTATTCTGCGGCAGGGGTTGCCCTTCCTGTCCTTGCCTTTGACTGTCGGGATAAAGGTAAGGTGCATATGCGGCGTTTTCTCGTCCATGTGAACGACTGCCGACACTATGAATTCCTCACCGCCGACCTTGTGAGCGGCAAATCGGTAGGTGTCAAGAAAAAACTGCTTTGTCCTCTCCTTGCCTATGCGGTCAAAGAACTCTTTGTCGGATGTTATGATAAACTCACAAAGTATTGTGCTCTGCTTCTCGCCCGTAAGACGAAGATTGCCTTTTAAGCCATAGGCTTCCTTTATGCGGTAGAATTCTTTTTCGTAGCTCGTCTCTTGCGGCTTTTTTATTGCATAGTTTTCGTGTGTGCGGGAATGATCTATGTCCTTGTTTGTGTAATTATGATTGCGCCTTTCATTGTGCCTTTCCACAAGAGGCACTGCACCCATTTTGTGATTTGCGTTCCTTATAATTGCGTAGCTTATGTTTTTCTTGTCTCCTTTCTTTTTTAAAGCCAAACTATCCCACAAGGATAGTTGTAACCCACTAGGACTATTTGACAGGCAAATAGTCCGGTGGGCAAGCAGTTCCTCTTGACCCCTTTATTGTCGGGCTGCGCCCTCCCTTTTGGGAACGGGCGCTGCCCGATATTTTTATGCGCACACCGCACCGAGGTATTCAAGCAGGCTGTCTCGGCTAACGAGTATTTTTCCTCGCTCGCCCTGACCACACCTGATAAATTTCACCTTGTTTTGCTTTACCAAAGTTCTGACGGTGTGC from Ruminococcus sp. NK3A76 includes these protein-coding regions:
- a CDS encoding site-specific integrase; this encodes MANIRKRGNTYQIRVSCGYKLNGEQVVQTMSWKPPEGMTVKQAEKEVQKQAILFEEKCLRGQVTANVKFEEFAEQWFEEYARLNLRNTSFERMKNLKARVYPALGHIRIDKITARHIQQFINDLSQNGKNLRSGKPLSRKTVVHHLSFISDVFAYAVKMDMLSDNPCAKVSVPKGSKKEKEIYTLEEVEKLFELLEDAPLKYKVFFTLAIYSGFRRGELLGLEWKDIDFDNNIISVWRTSNYTASKGTYTDTTKTKKSQRSLKFPDHVMDLLKSYKSEQDAFRALIGSKWTDTDRLFVQENGLPMYHTTPYIWFKRFCESHDFKFCDIHSLRHFYASSLINEGVDPAAVSSALGHSVIGTTTSIYCHTFQQAQARAGDAIANVLDFKKKKPDAS
- the mobV gene encoding MobV family relaxase gives rise to the protein MALKKKGDKKNISYAIIRNANHKMGAVPLVERHNERRNHNYTNKDIDHSRTHENYAIKKPQETSYEKEFYRIKEAYGLKGNLRLTGEKQSTILCEFIITSDKEFFDRIGKERTKQFFLDTYRFAAHKVGGEEFIVSAVVHMDEKTPHMHLTFIPTVKGKDRKGNPCRRINASEFWKGRDSYSRLQDEFYEWVTNCGYDLERGVKGSSAVHLSVEEYKIKKTEEQLADLQGKVEEVKAVDSISTTNLPFNMVSVKRADFETLASAAKGYVTAKALEEKNKELSEENRRLCNENESLKQENKVLSAKYIELDIQFSEYYDSVSEQVDLQAENTKLNKEIDLMKLSLEEKVELINKLNKERMLLKDEQSRLNKVITGLTDELSSLKNRFDRVMDFIHKQGLKEKLDNFLHPKRKR